Part of the Impatiens glandulifera chromosome 8, dImpGla2.1, whole genome shotgun sequence genome is shown below.
TCACAGTATCTTGTTTGGGAAactgaagagagagagaggagtgaGGAATCCATAAAGTCGCCGGAAGAAGCTTGTCgccggaagaagaagaagaagagagaaagagaagataAGACTTCTttggtttgaaaatataaacaaacaaagcTTTAAGCTTTTAGAAAGCCGGTagctagggatggcaatggggcggttcggggcggggaatgcaattaccatccccgccccattttaatttcggggatttttttaataccatccccgccccgttcggtttttttcggtttcggggaatcccgcggggcaccgttaataatttttattttaaaaaaataaataaaaattatacaataaaattatataaacgattttttgCTTGAGTGCTTGAATCAGAAATAACAGATGAAGCAAAGGAgtgtttaaaccctaaataatatcatcttaaattgaacattatttgaaaactgaaatcaaatgaaatatctaacattatttgaaaactgaAATCAAATGAAATATCTAACCATCTGGATTTCCTTTTGCTTGAAACCACACTTTTCATAAAACGTTTTGTTCTCCAAGCTACAATCGAGAATCACCTTATAACAGCCAGTCGATTGAGCATGATCAGTGAGGAAACCTACGATCTTCTTCCCAAGATTCATCCCTCGAGCGGCGGAATCGACAACGATATCTTCAATATGCGCAACTTTTCCACAATTTCGAATGAACTTTCTCTCGATGAACACACTCCCAGTTGCAATGATCTTATTCTTGTTCATTGGATCCTCAATTACACAAATTACATGATCGTCTCCGTATAAACTCAACTCTCGAAATTATGATCAGAAAtgaagttataataatattttggttaatctCAATAGAGAATGAATACACAAGCCAAGTCAAATGAGACCTATAAACTAAACTCaaccaataaatttaaaataaagaattgaaACTTATATATATCTTGCAATAAAATACACAAACAAATTGCTTTGTATAAGAATGAATTTAAGGTCTTACAATTAGCTTCCAATACCGAACCCTGAACTGTCTTTCTTCAACCTCCCCATTTCCATTTCTCTCGTGTTAACAACTCCTTCACCGCTTGAACCGGATGGATTCAAACCATATTCGCTCGTAGTTCTTCCTCCACTGTACTCGCTACTTCCCTGCTCCTGTGTTTCGAAAGCCATCTTCCTAAATTTCTTCATATCTTCATTGTATTGGCTTGTGTCGTAATCAGAACTTTCATGAGAACTGTATACTGTACTGTGTCCAGGCTTGATTCCTTCGTTTAGATCAGCCAACGATACATCTCTTTCTAATGCCCTCACAACCTATACATGAATAATGTCAGTAAATCTGTTTTTACCCTGGTGAATGAATTACAGTCAATCTGTTCTTACCTGGCTCATTCTAGTTCAAGTTATATAAGCTTTACTGATATTTTAAGAGAATTTGCATTTTTAGAGCCAAGTTATATAAGCTTGTATAGAATTGTTTAACCTAAATTAATCAGAAATAACAAATCAAGCAAAGGAATGAAGTCAAACATAAACAATCtcaaaattcattcaaaatatttcagcaaaatttattcaaaatatttcagCATCATTACAtaatatcaaaacaataaaattcTTTGGTTTCATAATCAGCAGTATCATCCcatcaaaaaaaacaaaagccCATCATAATCATAATGGGGGATGGGGAATATAATCcactaactaataataatactaaatagTTAATCAATTAGACAGAACCATATTTAGAACCCTAATTCATATCATTGTCGGCCTTGGGATGTTCATATTTTGGCGAGGGAATGGGAGGAAGGGTACCTATGATATCGATCAATCCTAAATGCTTGGCCTGTTGAGGGGACATGAAGTTATCCCTCTCAATACATTTCATGATAACATCGATTGAACTTCCGGTGTCTCTTGCCAAAGCGAGAACAATTTTGTCCTCCTCTGCCATTAGTTGATTAAATGTAATTTGTACGTCTTTTGAGCTTCCCTGATATCCACCTATGGCAGAGTGGATCATCACGGAGCTGTTCGCGGAAGCATATCGAAATTCTTTCTCCCCTCCTGCCAATAACACTGCAGCCATGGATGCTGCATTCCCGACACAACAAGTGTGTACAAGACATTTCAGCGCCTTCATTTGATCATAAACAGCAAGTcctaacataaaaaatcaataaatagcCAATTAGATAAtgtaataagaagaagaaaaaagaaaagaaagaaacctACCTGAAGTTATTAATCTTCCCCCAGAATTGATAATCATTTGGATTGGCGCTTTTGGATTCCTGTACTCAAAGTACATGAGTTGAAAAATTATGGATTCAGCGTTTTCGTCGTCGATCAACCCAGTGACATTGATCCTTCTCTTTTCCAAGAggaattatgaaataaatgggGGAGTCCTAAAACCTCTTGAAAATGGTTGTCGgtaaggatggcaatttgaaaccgccccgcgaaaaccgaaccgaattgccccgtttgggacggtttttccccgaaaccgaacgagaatgggacggggatggtatttgtgccCCCCACCCCGatccgccccgatttcaccccgttttcaccccgattcttccccgaataccataaacataattaaatatattaaatcaccaatatatttatttacttactatattttataagagtattaaaattatttctttacaataatataaaattttaatatattacaatatatattatattaaaaaaattgttgatataattttattgtataatttttatttatttttttaaaataaaaattattaacggtgccccacgggattccccgaaaccgaaaaaaacctaacggggcggggatggtattaaaaaaatccccgaaattaaaatggggcggggatggtaattgcattccccgccccgaaccgccccattgccatccctagctACCGGCTTTCTAAAAGCTTAAAgctttgtttgtttatattttcaaaccaaagaagttttatcttctctttctctcttcttcttctttcggcGACAAGCTTCTTCCGTCGACTTTATGGATTCCTtactcctctctctctcttcagtTTCCCAAACAAGATACTGTGAAATTCTTGTACTTTCCATGATTCTTTTGAggttttttttgggttttttggatTGTTGGGCGGCTCTGCGCCAACGGGCAGAGGGACAACATTCAATATCCAtgtttttcatttgaaattggttttatatatatgtatccCTCATTCTCTCCCTCCTTCACACTTCACAATTCATCatgttgaatcttataaaattcaCAGCAGCAGCTGCTTCCCGACAACCATTTTCAAGAGGTTTTAAGACTCCCCCATTTATTTCATCATTCCTCTTGGAAAAGAGAAGGATCAATGTCACTGGGTTGATCGACGACGAAAACGCTGAATCCATAATTTTTCAACTCATGTACTTTGAGTACAGGAATCCAAAAGCGCCAATCCAAATGATTATCAATTCTGGGGGAAGATTAATAACTTCAGGTaggtttctttcttttcttttttcttcttcttattacaTTACCTAATTGgctatttattgattttttatgttaggACTTGCTGTTTATGATCAA
Proteins encoded:
- the LOC124911618 gene encoding glucosamine 6-phosphate N-acetyltransferase-like encodes the protein FRELSLYGDDHVICVIEDPMNKNKIIATGSVFIERKFIRNCGKVAHIEDIVVDSAARGMNLGKKIVGFLTDHAQSTGCYKVILDCSLENKTFYEKCGFKQKEIQMVRYFI
- the LOC124911621 gene encoding ATP-dependent Clp protease proteolytic subunit-like, which gives rise to MYFEYRNPKAPIQMIINSGGRLITSGLAVYDQMKALKCLVHTCCVGNAASMAAVLLAGGEKEFRYASANSSVMIHSAIGGYQGSSKDVQITFNQLMAEEDKIVLALARDTGSSIDVIMKCIERDNFMSPQQAKHLGLIDIIGTLPPIPSPKYEHPKADNDMN
- the LOC124911619 gene encoding proline-rich receptor-like protein kinase PERK1, which encodes MSQVVRALERDVSLADLNEGIKPGHSTVYSSHESSDYDTSQYNEDMKKFRKMAFETQEQGSSEYSGGRTTSEYGLNPSGSSGEGVVNTREMEMGRLKKDSSGFGIGS